One part of the Acinetobacter sp. XS-4 genome encodes these proteins:
- a CDS encoding alpha/beta hydrolase-fold protein gives MHKSFFFLPCCFILSSLISGSVLAQTSTQNQSKIVFQNNQAQFQIKSKNTGHDYLIQIYKPPVAPPQQGYPVLYILDGNATFPSAANIAQSIGAGSAKLGLDPLMIVAVGYPQQKTFDVQKRAYDYTPKPSAEFQAQGKYKYGGADKFINFLNDELKPEIAKQFPVNSKQQSLYGHSFGGLLVLYHFFQKPNAFQRYFAASPSLWFDQGMLFQKLNHWQSQKQSNSPMLLTTVGTHEQGGPRTQLDNKFNETDFFKALENKRSDQFTYWHFYNPAEQHITNLYASLPKALMFASCKDLESCKSLFDGPLQQPVK, from the coding sequence ATGCATAAATCATTTTTCTTTTTACCTTGCTGTTTTATTTTGAGCTCATTAATAAGTGGCTCTGTTTTGGCTCAAACTTCTACACAAAATCAATCAAAAATCGTTTTTCAAAATAATCAGGCACAATTTCAAATTAAATCTAAAAATACAGGCCATGATTACCTTATTCAAATTTATAAACCACCCGTTGCCCCACCCCAACAGGGTTATCCAGTACTTTATATATTAGATGGCAATGCAACATTCCCAAGTGCTGCCAATATTGCCCAGTCTATTGGTGCAGGCTCAGCAAAATTAGGCCTAGATCCACTCATGATCGTCGCGGTTGGTTACCCGCAGCAAAAAACTTTTGATGTGCAGAAACGTGCTTATGATTACACACCAAAACCTTCTGCTGAATTTCAGGCACAAGGTAAATATAAATATGGTGGTGCTGACAAATTCATCAATTTCTTAAATGATGAACTCAAACCAGAAATTGCAAAACAGTTTCCAGTTAATAGTAAACAACAGAGTCTATATGGGCATTCTTTTGGCGGCTTATTGGTTCTTTATCATTTTTTTCAAAAGCCTAATGCATTCCAGCGTTACTTTGCTGCAAGCCCTTCTCTTTGGTTTGATCAAGGCATGTTATTTCAAAAGTTAAATCATTGGCAAAGTCAAAAACAAAGCAATTCTCCGATGCTTTTGACCACAGTCGGTACACATGAGCAAGGCGGGCCTCGTACTCAACTTGATAATAAATTTAACGAAACAGATTTCTTTAAAGCTCTGGAAAATAAACGTTCAGATCAATTTACTTATTGGCATTTTTATAACCCTGCTGAACAACACATTACAAATTTGTATGCAAGCCTACCTAAAGCCCTTATGTTTGCTTCGTGCAAAGACCTAGAAAGCTGCAAATCTTTATTTGATGGGCCATTACAGCAGCCAGTCAAGTAA
- the pheA gene encoding prephenate dehydratase, producing the protein MINDDQNKTTSLSLEQIREDIDSVDQQIQELLNRRASLAEAVAKAKFASEENPLFYRPEREAQVLRKVMERNQGPLSDVTMARLFREIMSACLALEAPQSIAFLGPEGTFTQSAVLKHFGKDAVVRPLPTIDEVFREVEAGSAHYGVVPVENSSEGVVNHTLDCFKTSNLNVIGEVELRIHHQFLVSENTRKDSIKQIYAHQQTLAQCRQWLDAHYPGVERVALNSNAEAARRIRNEWHSAAIASDIAAGMYNLEILHSNIEDNPENTTRFLVIGREKIPQSGNDKTSLLISAHDRAGALLEILAPFAKHNISLTSIETRPALPEKWAYVFFIDLEGHIEQENVAAAINDIRPMVKEIRILGSYPAAVL; encoded by the coding sequence ATGATCAACGATGATCAAAACAAAACGACTTCTCTTAGTTTAGAACAAATTCGCGAAGATATTGATAGCGTAGATCAACAGATTCAAGAATTATTAAATCGACGCGCAAGCCTTGCTGAAGCTGTTGCGAAAGCTAAATTTGCTTCCGAAGAGAATCCTTTGTTTTATCGTCCTGAACGTGAAGCGCAGGTCTTACGAAAAGTTATGGAGCGTAACCAAGGTCCTTTGTCTGATGTAACCATGGCACGTTTATTCCGTGAAATTATGTCTGCTTGCCTTGCTTTAGAAGCACCGCAAAGTATTGCATTTTTAGGGCCAGAAGGTACTTTTACGCAATCTGCTGTGCTTAAGCATTTTGGTAAAGATGCCGTTGTACGACCACTTCCAACTATCGATGAAGTCTTCCGTGAAGTGGAAGCAGGTAGTGCACATTACGGTGTGGTTCCAGTTGAGAACTCATCTGAAGGTGTTGTAAACCATACCTTAGATTGCTTTAAAACATCGAATTTAAATGTGATTGGTGAAGTTGAATTACGTATTCATCATCAATTTCTTGTTTCTGAAAATACACGTAAAGACAGTATTAAGCAGATTTATGCTCATCAGCAAACTTTGGCCCAATGTCGCCAATGGTTAGATGCGCATTATCCGGGTGTTGAACGTGTTGCTTTAAACTCAAATGCAGAAGCTGCACGCCGTATTCGCAACGAATGGCATTCGGCAGCGATTGCATCTGATATTGCAGCAGGCATGTATAACCTTGAAATTTTACATAGCAATATTGAAGATAATCCGGAAAATACAACTCGTTTCTTAGTGATTGGCCGTGAAAAAATTCCACAAAGTGGCAACGATAAAACTTCATTATTGATTTCAGCACATGATCGTGCAGGTGCTTTATTAGAAATTTTAGCACCATTTGCAAAACATAATATTAGCTTAACAAGTATTGAGACTCGTCCAGCATTACCTGAAAAGTGGGCATATGTATTCTTTATCGATTTAGAAGGTCATATCGAACAAGAGAATGTTGCTGCTGCGATTAATGATATTCGCCCAATGGTGAAAGAGATTCGTATTTTAGGTTCTTATCCTGCAGCTGTTCTGTAA
- a CDS encoding bifunctional prephenate dehydrogenase/3-phosphoshikimate 1-carboxyvinyltransferase: MSQPLFKKVAFIGLGLIGSSLARVIVAEKLATTVVASTRSQKTLEDAKSLGLIQEGFADPVEAVKGADLVVLALPVRATQKVLEQIKPYLSETTIVTDVGSTKGNVVDAAKAVFGEDLPAGFVPGHPIAGSEHTGVHAGKVDLFANHKVILTPLPTSAEWAVDKLIQLWSAAKAEVICMDVAKHDEVLAHTSHLPHLMAFNLVEQLANREDNLDIFRYAAGGFRDFSRIAASDPQMWHDIFFANKTAILNAVDGFEKQLTVLRKLIENEDSHALMGLLGHAQAARQHFNHMLAKKPLMEKNKVTQQFSILPGNKAFKGKFTVPGDKSVSHRSIMFGAIAEGTTHVTGFLEGEDALATLQAFRDMGVSIEGPKNGEVTIHGVGMHGLKAPASALYMGNSGTSMRLLSGMLSAQKFDSVMTGDASLSKRPMERIAKPLRLMGAQIQTTGEKGTPPVSITGSQQLKAIQYDLPMASAQVKSGILLAGLWAEGEISVTEPEPTRDHTERMLRAFGYDVKTEGNKISLVGGGKLVGTDIQVPSDISSAAFFMVGAAITEGSDVILEAVGINPTRTGVIEILKQMGADLTVENERIAGGEPIADIHIKGSRTLKGIHMPEDQVPLAIDEFPALFIAAACAEGQTVLTGAAELRVKESDRIQVMADGLKIMGIDCTPTDDGIIIEGKGKSGDWSPIFAGGEIESHHDHRIAMSFSMAGLRNSGPITIQGTETVATSFPTFTELANRAGLTIEVSQ, from the coding sequence ATGTCACAACCCCTATTTAAAAAAGTTGCATTTATTGGTTTAGGACTCATCGGGTCGAGTTTAGCTCGTGTTATTGTTGCAGAAAAGTTGGCGACAACTGTTGTTGCATCTACACGCTCACAGAAAACTTTAGAAGATGCAAAATCACTTGGCTTAATACAAGAAGGATTTGCTGATCCTGTTGAAGCCGTGAAAGGGGCAGATTTAGTTGTTTTAGCCTTGCCCGTACGTGCTACACAAAAAGTGCTTGAGCAAATTAAACCCTATTTGTCAGAAACCACGATTGTAACTGATGTGGGAAGTACAAAAGGTAATGTCGTTGATGCAGCAAAAGCTGTATTTGGTGAAGATTTACCAGCAGGTTTTGTACCAGGGCATCCTATTGCGGGTAGTGAACACACGGGTGTTCATGCAGGTAAGGTTGACTTATTTGCAAATCACAAAGTAATTTTAACGCCGTTACCAACCAGTGCAGAATGGGCTGTTGATAAACTGATTCAACTTTGGTCAGCTGCTAAAGCTGAAGTCATTTGTATGGATGTTGCTAAGCATGATGAAGTGCTGGCACATACGAGTCATCTACCACATTTAATGGCATTTAATCTGGTCGAGCAACTTGCAAATCGTGAAGATAATCTTGATATTTTCCGTTATGCGGCAGGTGGTTTCCGTGATTTTTCGCGAATTGCGGCTAGTGATCCTCAAATGTGGCATGACATTTTCTTTGCCAATAAAACAGCGATATTAAATGCTGTAGATGGCTTTGAAAAGCAACTTACCGTACTTAGAAAATTGATTGAAAACGAAGATTCTCATGCATTAATGGGTTTACTCGGCCATGCTCAAGCAGCACGTCAGCATTTCAATCATATGTTAGCCAAAAAACCTTTAATGGAGAAAAATAAGGTGACACAGCAATTCAGTATCTTACCGGGAAATAAGGCTTTTAAAGGTAAATTTACCGTACCGGGTGACAAATCTGTGTCACATCGCTCCATTATGTTTGGTGCTATTGCCGAAGGCACTACCCATGTAACTGGCTTCCTTGAAGGTGAAGATGCCTTGGCAACTTTGCAAGCTTTCCGTGATATGGGCGTAAGCATTGAAGGGCCTAAAAATGGTGAAGTGACCATTCATGGCGTGGGTATGCATGGTTTAAAAGCGCCAGCAAGTGCATTATATATGGGTAACTCTGGTACAAGCATGCGTTTACTTTCAGGTATGCTATCAGCACAAAAGTTTGATTCCGTTATGACGGGTGATGCATCACTTTCTAAACGTCCAATGGAGCGTATTGCTAAGCCATTACGTTTAATGGGTGCGCAAATTCAGACCACAGGTGAGAAAGGTACACCACCTGTAAGCATTACTGGTAGTCAACAATTAAAAGCGATTCAATACGATTTACCTATGGCATCTGCTCAAGTGAAATCAGGTATTTTACTTGCGGGCTTATGGGCTGAGGGTGAAATCTCTGTTACAGAACCAGAGCCAACGCGTGACCATACAGAGCGCATGCTTCGTGCATTTGGCTATGATGTTAAAACCGAAGGCAACAAGATTTCTCTTGTTGGTGGCGGAAAATTAGTAGGTACTGACATTCAAGTACCATCAGACATTTCATCTGCTGCTTTCTTTATGGTGGGTGCTGCTATTACTGAAGGTTCTGATGTTATTCTGGAAGCTGTAGGTATTAACCCAACACGTACTGGCGTAATTGAAATTTTAAAACAGATGGGTGCTGACCTGACTGTTGAAAATGAACGTATCGCTGGTGGCGAACCTATTGCTGATATTCATATTAAAGGTTCACGCACGCTTAAAGGCATTCATATGCCAGAAGACCAAGTACCTTTAGCAATTGACGAATTCCCAGCTTTATTTATTGCAGCAGCTTGTGCTGAAGGCCAAACGGTATTAACTGGTGCGGCAGAGCTTCGTGTGAAAGAGTCTGACCGTATTCAGGTCATGGCTGATGGCTTGAAAATTATGGGAATTGACTGTACGCCAACTGATGATGGCATCATTATTGAAGGTAAGGGTAAGTCAGGCGATTGGTCACCAATCTTTGCTGGTGGTGAAATCGAATCACATCATGACCACCGTATTGCCATGAGTTTTAGTATGGCAGGTCTTCGTAATTCTGGTCCGATTACGATTCAAGGTACTGAAACTGTGGCGACAAGCTTCCCAACTTTCACTGAGTTGGCGAATCGTGCAGGCTTAACAATCGAAGTTAGCCAATAA
- a CDS encoding aminoacyl-histidine dipeptidase — MTQVDIAALSPQVVWQHFQTLCTIPRPSKHEQQLREFLKNWAESRNLKTYVDEVGNLIIRKNATAGKEHVSGVILQGHLDMVTQANTGTVHDFFKDPIRPILEDGWLIAKDTTLGADNGIGVALALAVLDSNDIAHGAIEVLLTVDEEAGMSGARLLQAGVLKGKWLFNIDTEEWGELYLGCAGSIDVEVEQSLTYEPIPENLTIVNIQVAGLKGGHSGVDIHLGRGNANVILARFLNEYLAKLGGGLVEFTGGTARNALPREAVATIAILPNQFPELEKLLAEYQTASKKQLQGIDDNLQLTIQLSSAEANQVITQQQQNEWLQALATSPYGVVSMSQALPDVVETSNNIGVVKLNREGGKAVLMVRSMVNQEAQDFAEKIQKHFSQFNIASTLTPLVSGWTPNPDSAALKCLQQAYQKAFNIEPNLKVIHAGLECGIIAEHYPDLQMVSFGPDIQGAHAPGERVKVDTVEKCWKLLVTALASVE; from the coding sequence ATGACACAAGTTGATATTGCAGCGTTATCTCCTCAAGTCGTTTGGCAGCATTTTCAAACACTTTGCACTATTCCTCGTCCATCAAAGCATGAACAGCAGCTTCGTGAGTTTTTAAAAAACTGGGCTGAAAGTCGAAATCTAAAAACTTACGTAGATGAAGTCGGTAATTTAATTATCCGTAAGAATGCGACTGCGGGTAAAGAACATGTATCTGGAGTCATTCTGCAAGGCCATTTAGACATGGTTACACAAGCCAATACGGGCACAGTACATGACTTTTTTAAAGACCCGATTCGCCCCATACTTGAGGATGGTTGGTTGATTGCCAAGGATACCACTTTAGGTGCTGATAATGGCATTGGGGTAGCCTTAGCTTTGGCAGTATTAGATTCAAATGATATTGCTCATGGAGCTATTGAAGTTCTTTTGACAGTTGATGAAGAAGCAGGCATGAGTGGTGCACGGCTTTTACAGGCCGGGGTGCTAAAAGGGAAATGGTTATTTAATATTGATACAGAAGAGTGGGGTGAGCTATATCTCGGCTGTGCTGGCAGTATTGATGTTGAAGTGGAGCAATCACTCACTTATGAACCAATCCCTGAAAACTTGACCATTGTAAACATTCAGGTTGCTGGTCTTAAAGGTGGTCATTCTGGTGTAGATATTCATTTGGGGCGTGGCAATGCCAACGTTATTCTAGCCCGCTTTTTAAATGAGTATTTAGCAAAGCTTGGTGGAGGACTTGTTGAGTTTACAGGTGGTACAGCCCGTAATGCTTTACCTCGAGAAGCAGTGGCAACCATTGCAATTTTGCCTAACCAATTTCCTGAATTAGAAAAATTACTCGCTGAATATCAAACAGCATCGAAAAAGCAGCTACAAGGTATTGATGATAACCTGCAATTAACTATTCAACTCAGTAGCGCTGAAGCGAATCAAGTGATTACTCAACAACAGCAAAACGAATGGTTACAAGCTTTGGCTACAAGCCCTTACGGTGTTGTCAGTATGAGTCAAGCTTTACCAGATGTAGTTGAAACCTCAAATAACATTGGAGTTGTAAAACTAAATCGAGAAGGTGGAAAAGCTGTTTTAATGGTCCGCTCAATGGTGAACCAAGAAGCTCAAGATTTTGCAGAAAAAATTCAAAAGCATTTTAGTCAATTTAATATCGCCTCTACACTGACACCATTAGTTTCGGGTTGGACACCAAATCCTGACTCAGCTGCTTTAAAGTGCTTACAGCAAGCCTATCAAAAGGCGTTTAACATTGAGCCCAATCTCAAAGTAATTCATGCAGGTTTAGAGTGCGGGATTATTGCCGAGCACTATCCAGATTTACAGATGGTTTCATTTGGTCCTGATATTCAAGGTGCACATGCACCCGGTGAACGAGTAAAAGTAGATACGGTAGAGAAATGCTGGAAACTGTTAGTAACGGCTTTAGCATCTGTAGAGTAA